The following coding sequences are from one Phycisphaeraceae bacterium window:
- a CDS encoding HDIG domain-containing protein, protein MARQSTARRREVRKAVTRERIGFVGAMRDKQVTWAIIFALGMGIFSGLIALSARQYVGVYIGARTAEPIISRVAFQVLNIDATERRRLNAANAVPSVYAPDTDLLEQLREELSVFPSLIEPAQQDAPRPYNLTDEALDRLADYASRPDGQQQWENLIRTFLSRLYTRAIVSEERFATEQNNQGRLTILHPDPEASSIAEQRGYYYDLLPVTNTEQIQAAILSAARDLDPALRRPVMNLVIQRLRPTYLHDEILTAERREAARDSASPQIDQYAAQQVLVPAGKELNAENLHLIQSERARYRELAPIWAGWLVTLGTLGITTFIATCLWFYVFSFKERVRRNPLRGLGLVSLILVCQIIPALAVFLNANSYAIIIVTALASGTSAIILALVYGQRFALAASIVQIALIGLSLKLSLAEAAALLAAAGTAIALLREVRHRSAIVRAGLYGGVAMAAMTALVGFAENDLALPEALNTIAGLTVCGGLGIALAGVVAQSFLPQIEKLFSVTTAMTLKELNDASHPLLQRLAQEAPGTYQHSLRIADMVESAAEAIGADGLLSRVGAMYHDIGKIHKPQYFIENQANGPNRHDKLSPAMSLLIIVGHVKDGIEMAKEYRLPTPVRQFIESHHGTTLVEYFFHAAKKKSEMSGETTSEFEFRYPGPKPQTREAAIMLLCDGIEGAARAMTEPTPVRLEQLVHTMASKRLNDGQFDECSLTLQDLSTIEKSITKTLQAMYHGRIKYPEKNATDQQAPAPRLATGKVERA, encoded by the coding sequence ATGGCCCGTCAGTCCACCGCACGAAGAAGAGAAGTCCGTAAGGCCGTCACGCGCGAGCGCATCGGTTTCGTAGGAGCCATGCGCGACAAACAGGTTACATGGGCCATCATCTTCGCCCTCGGCATGGGCATCTTCTCGGGCCTCATCGCCCTGTCGGCGCGCCAATACGTCGGCGTCTACATCGGAGCACGAACCGCCGAGCCCATCATCTCCCGCGTCGCGTTTCAGGTCCTTAACATCGACGCTACCGAACGCCGACGACTCAACGCAGCCAATGCCGTCCCCAGCGTCTACGCCCCCGACACCGACCTGCTCGAACAACTCCGTGAAGAACTCTCCGTCTTCCCCTCCCTCATCGAACCCGCCCAGCAGGACGCGCCACGCCCCTACAACCTCACCGATGAAGCCCTCGACCGACTGGCCGACTACGCCTCCAGACCCGATGGCCAGCAGCAGTGGGAAAACCTGATCCGTACCTTCCTCAGCCGCCTCTACACCCGAGCAATCGTTAGCGAAGAACGCTTCGCCACCGAACAGAACAACCAGGGCCGGCTGACCATCCTCCACCCCGACCCAGAAGCTTCCTCCATCGCCGAACAGCGTGGCTATTACTACGACCTGCTACCCGTGACCAACACCGAGCAGATCCAAGCAGCCATCCTCAGCGCCGCCCGCGACCTCGACCCCGCACTCCGACGCCCCGTGATGAATCTTGTCATCCAGAGACTCCGCCCCACCTACCTCCACGACGAGATACTCACCGCCGAACGACGCGAAGCCGCCCGAGACTCCGCCTCGCCCCAGATCGATCAGTACGCAGCCCAACAGGTTCTCGTTCCCGCAGGCAAAGAACTTAACGCCGAAAACCTCCACCTCATCCAGAGCGAGCGAGCCCGCTACCGGGAACTTGCGCCGATCTGGGCTGGCTGGCTTGTGACCCTCGGCACCCTCGGCATCACGACCTTCATCGCCACCTGCCTCTGGTTCTACGTCTTCTCCTTCAAAGAACGCGTCCGCCGCAACCCCCTCCGCGGACTCGGACTCGTCTCCCTTATCCTTGTCTGTCAGATCATCCCCGCCCTCGCCGTCTTCCTCAACGCCAACAGCTACGCCATCATCATCGTCACAGCACTGGCCAGCGGGACCTCCGCCATCATCCTCGCCCTTGTTTATGGACAGCGCTTCGCCCTCGCCGCCTCGATCGTTCAGATCGCCCTTATCGGCCTAAGCCTCAAGCTCTCCCTCGCCGAAGCCGCCGCCCTCCTCGCCGCCGCTGGCACCGCCATCGCCCTCCTCCGCGAAGTCCGCCACCGCTCCGCCATTGTCCGCGCCGGTCTCTACGGTGGGGTCGCCATGGCCGCCATGACCGCCCTCGTCGGATTCGCAGAAAACGACCTCGCTCTCCCCGAAGCCCTCAACACCATCGCCGGTCTCACCGTCTGTGGCGGGCTGGGCATCGCCCTCGCTGGCGTCGTCGCCCAGAGCTTCCTCCCCCAGATCGAAAAACTCTTCAGCGTCACCACCGCCATGACGCTCAAAGAACTCAACGACGCCTCCCATCCTCTCCTCCAGCGCCTCGCCCAGGAAGCGCCTGGCACCTACCAGCACTCCCTCCGCATCGCTGACATGGTCGAGTCCGCTGCCGAAGCCATCGGTGCCGACGGCCTGCTCTCCCGCGTCGGCGCGATGTACCACGACATCGGAAAAATCCACAAGCCCCAGTACTTCATCGAGAACCAGGCCAACGGACCCAACCGCCACGACAAACTCTCCCCCGCGATGAGCCTGCTCATCATCGTCGGGCACGTCAAAGACGGCATCGAGATGGCCAAGGAGTATCGACTACCCACCCCCGTCCGCCAGTTCATCGAATCCCACCACGGCACCACCCTCGTCGAATACTTCTTCCACGCCGCCAAGAAGAAATCCGAGATGTCAGGCGAAACAACCTCCGAGTTCGAGTTCCGCTACCCCGGTCCCAAACCCCAAACCCGAGAAGCCGCCATCATGCTCCTCTGCGACGGCATCGAAGGCGCCGCCCGAGCCATGACCGAACCCACCCCCGTCCGACTCGAGCAACTCGTCCACACCATGGCCTCCAAACGTCTCAACGATGGCCAGTTCGACGAGTGCTCCCTCACCCTCCAGGACCTCTCCACCATCGAGAAGTCCATCACCAAAACCCTCCAGGCCATGTACCACGGCCGCATCAAGTACCCCGAGAAAAACGCCACCGACCAGCAGGCCCCTGCCCCACGCCTCGCCACCGGCAAGGTCGAACGGGCTTAA
- the rplI gene encoding 50S ribosomal protein L9 has product MKQVQLLLLESVDNLGLVGDVVKVKAGFARNFLLPRGYAEPPTDEKIAALAEKRAQAQAEQERVRGEQEALIEKLNEFEISIERAANDQGVLFGGVSQHEIAQALRDAGHAVEDRHVRIGTQIKRIDTYHIPIWLNKDLKTEVTLQVLSDRPMDLDEEVEEAQEQGAGEKAEEVAEEKAEA; this is encoded by the coding sequence ATGAAGCAGGTGCAACTGCTGCTGTTGGAGAGTGTGGACAATCTTGGTCTGGTGGGTGATGTGGTGAAGGTGAAGGCGGGCTTTGCCCGGAACTTCCTGCTGCCGCGCGGTTATGCGGAGCCGCCTACGGATGAGAAGATCGCCGCGTTGGCGGAGAAGCGTGCTCAGGCGCAGGCCGAGCAGGAGCGTGTCCGTGGCGAGCAGGAAGCTCTGATCGAGAAGCTCAACGAGTTTGAGATCAGCATCGAGCGTGCGGCGAATGATCAGGGTGTGTTGTTTGGCGGCGTGTCGCAGCACGAGATCGCCCAGGCGTTGCGGGATGCGGGCCACGCTGTCGAGGATCGGCACGTGCGGATTGGCACGCAGATCAAGCGGATCGACACGTACCACATCCCGATCTGGCTCAACAAGGACCTCAAGACCGAGGTGACGCTGCAGGTGCTTTCTGATCGGCCCATGGACCTCGACGAAGAGGTCGAAGAGGCTCAGGAGCAGGGTGCGGGGGAGAAGGCTGAGGAAGTGGCAGAGGAGAAGGCTGAGGCCTGA
- the ssb gene encoding single-stranded DNA-binding protein, producing the protein MASFNRVVLMGNLTRDPEMRMLPSNTPVVDIGLAVNERYREGSTGEWKERANFIDCTAFGRTAENISKFFGKGRPILIEGKLRWESWEDKEGNKRSKVKVVIDSFEFVGPRDGQGGGQGGGGGGGGYEGRRSSQPASSSRGGSTYDPDGRGHEPIPEDDIPF; encoded by the coding sequence ATGGCCAGCTTTAACCGTGTGGTGCTGATGGGGAACCTGACCAGGGACCCTGAGATGCGGATGCTGCCGAGCAATACGCCGGTTGTTGATATCGGCCTGGCCGTGAACGAGCGGTATCGTGAGGGGAGCACGGGGGAGTGGAAAGAGCGGGCGAACTTCATCGACTGCACGGCGTTTGGCCGGACGGCGGAGAACATCAGCAAGTTCTTCGGCAAGGGTCGCCCGATTCTCATCGAGGGCAAGCTGCGGTGGGAGTCGTGGGAAGATAAAGAAGGCAACAAGCGATCGAAGGTGAAGGTCGTGATCGACAGCTTCGAGTTTGTTGGTCCTCGTGATGGTCAGGGTGGTGGCCAGGGCGGCGGGGGAGGCGGCGGTGGCTATGAGGGTCGTCGTTCGAGCCAGCCAGCGAGTTCGTCGCGGGGTGGATCGACGTATGACCCCGACGGGCGTGGGCACGAGCCGATCCCTGAGGACGATATCCCGTTTTGA
- the rpsF gene encoding 30S ribosomal protein S6, which produces MSDASQVLYEALILADQGAVASDFGGVVDHLKGLLDRAEADVIVLRKWDERRLAYTINGQKRGTFFLALFRAHPSKLIGFERDCKLSELVIRQMVLKADYMGETEIELAKQEAEGATETEAKLRDRHEDGPRSPAEALAVQAKPVSSDEAPAVEVSAEEVPATDTKEQS; this is translated from the coding sequence ATGTCGGATGCGTCGCAGGTTTTATACGAAGCGTTGATTCTCGCGGATCAGGGGGCTGTCGCCAGTGATTTTGGCGGGGTGGTGGATCACCTTAAGGGTCTGCTGGACCGGGCCGAGGCGGACGTGATTGTTCTGCGCAAGTGGGACGAGCGTCGTCTGGCTTACACGATTAACGGTCAGAAGCGTGGGACGTTTTTCCTGGCGTTGTTCCGTGCTCACCCGAGCAAGCTGATTGGCTTTGAGCGTGACTGCAAGCTGTCGGAGCTAGTGATCCGTCAGATGGTGCTCAAGGCTGATTACATGGGCGAGACGGAGATCGAACTCGCCAAGCAGGAAGCCGAGGGGGCGACGGAGACCGAGGCTAAGTTGCGTGATCGTCATGAAGATGGCCCGCGGTCGCCCGCTGAGGCGTTGGCGGTTCAGGCCAAGCCGGTGTCATCCGATGAAGCGCCTGCCGTCGAAGTGTCTGCCGAAGAAGTGCCCGCGACAGACACTAAAGAGCAGAGCTAA
- a CDS encoding lipoyl synthase gives MGMNLSDRILSQAPSPDDYVRRKKPDWLRARLPGGPGFQRVRALVEEHGLHTVCSSAKCPNLGECWSRGTATLMILGDVCTRSCGFCHIKTGKPPEYDVDEPRRVGEVAEILKLRHIVVTSVNRDELPDGGAAIWAETIREIRRRSPGTQVEVLIPDFEGDWDALQLVLDERPEILNHNLETVPRLYPAVRPQAKYRRSLELLRRGKEQGLTVKTGIMVGIGEEDVEVHQLIEDLVDAVRVPGVSGSTEGTDRDPMAIPDPWRELASGDEWRLGPVAAISAQPRAGEASFPAATYPGVHETCDVLTIGQYLQPTRGHLPISRWVTPEQFADFARFGKEAGLRHVESGPLVRSSYHAEEQALQLG, from the coding sequence ATGGGTATGAATCTTTCTGACCGGATCCTGAGCCAGGCCCCTTCTCCGGATGACTATGTGCGGCGGAAGAAGCCGGACTGGCTGCGGGCTCGTTTGCCCGGGGGGCCGGGTTTTCAGCGGGTGCGGGCACTGGTCGAGGAGCACGGGTTGCATACGGTGTGTTCGTCGGCGAAGTGCCCGAATCTTGGGGAGTGCTGGTCGCGGGGGACGGCGACGCTGATGATTCTGGGGGATGTGTGCACGCGGTCGTGCGGCTTTTGTCACATCAAGACGGGCAAGCCGCCTGAGTACGACGTCGATGAGCCCCGACGGGTGGGGGAGGTGGCGGAGATTCTGAAGCTGCGTCACATCGTGGTGACGTCGGTGAATCGTGATGAGTTGCCCGATGGCGGGGCGGCGATCTGGGCGGAGACGATTCGGGAGATCCGGAGGCGGTCGCCGGGGACGCAGGTGGAGGTGCTGATCCCGGATTTTGAAGGGGATTGGGACGCGTTGCAGCTGGTGCTGGATGAGCGTCCGGAGATCTTGAATCACAATCTGGAGACGGTGCCTCGGCTGTACCCGGCGGTGCGTCCGCAGGCGAAGTATCGGAGGTCCCTGGAGTTGCTGAGGCGGGGTAAGGAGCAGGGTCTGACGGTCAAGACGGGGATCATGGTGGGGATTGGCGAGGAGGATGTGGAGGTTCATCAGCTCATCGAGGATTTGGTTGATGCGGTTCGGGTGCCGGGAGTGTCGGGGTCGACTGAGGGAACGGATCGTGACCCGATGGCGATTCCTGATCCGTGGCGGGAACTGGCTTCTGGAGATGAGTGGCGTTTGGGGCCTGTGGCGGCGATTTCGGCTCAGCCGAGGGCTGGTGAGGCGTCTTTTCCGGCGGCGACCTATCCGGGGGTGCATGAGACGTGTGATGTGCTGACGATCGGGCAGTATTTGCAGCCGACGAGGGGGCATCTGCCGATCTCGCGGTGGGTGACGCCGGAGCAGTTTGCCGATTTTGCCCGTTTTGGGAAAGAGGCGGGGTTGCGGCACGTCGAGAGCGGGCCGCTGGTGCGATCGAGCTACCATGCTGAGGAGCAGGCGTTGCAGTTGGGTTGA
- a CDS encoding NeuD/PglB/VioB family sugar acetyltransferase: MVGLIPLNIAIYGAGGHGGVVAEAAQLRWPQADIVYVDDKKQGVASDDRPILPFDGLPDNCAIALGIGRNCSRVAATERVLQLGHNLLVVAHPEASISPTSSFGPATYIGPRAIIHSQSEIGTAVIINSGAIVEHDCTIGDFAHIGPGAILAGGVRVGPRSLIGIGARVLPGITIGTESAIGAGAIVTSDVPDGVTVAGIPARIIKDASDRPTTGLIDPSY; encoded by the coding sequence ATGGTCGGACTCATCCCTCTCAACATCGCGATCTACGGTGCCGGTGGCCATGGCGGGGTCGTCGCCGAAGCCGCGCAACTCCGCTGGCCACAGGCCGACATCGTCTACGTCGATGACAAAAAACAAGGTGTCGCCAGCGACGACCGCCCCATCCTCCCCTTCGACGGCCTTCCTGATAACTGCGCCATCGCTCTGGGTATCGGCCGCAACTGCAGCCGCGTAGCCGCCACCGAACGTGTCCTCCAACTCGGACACAACCTCCTCGTCGTCGCCCACCCCGAGGCCTCCATCAGCCCCACATCCAGCTTCGGCCCCGCCACCTACATCGGCCCAAGAGCCATCATCCACAGCCAGTCTGAAATCGGCACCGCTGTCATCATCAACTCCGGAGCCATCGTCGAGCACGACTGCACCATCGGCGATTTTGCCCACATCGGCCCCGGAGCCATCCTCGCTGGCGGAGTCCGCGTCGGCCCCAGGTCCCTCATCGGCATCGGTGCCCGAGTCCTCCCCGGCATCACCATCGGCACCGAGTCCGCCATCGGTGCCGGGGCCATCGTCACCTCCGATGTGCCCGATGGCGTCACCGTCGCCGGCATCCCCGCCAGGATCATCAAAGACGCCAGCGACCGCCCCACCACCGGCCTCATCGATCCGTCTTACTAA
- the ispF gene encoding 2-C-methyl-D-erythritol 2,4-cyclodiphosphate synthase, with translation MKHPRIGHGFDLHRLEAGLPLVVGGVRLEHDRGCAAHSDGDVVYHAVTDAVLGALGQEDIGQLFPDTDAAWKGADSRVFVEEAARRMREAGYRVGNLDVTVVLQRPKLSPHKAGVRANLAGLLGADLGNVNLKGKTHEEVDAVGENRAIACHVVVLLVASEA, from the coding sequence GTGAAGCATCCACGCATCGGTCACGGTTTTGATCTGCATCGGCTGGAAGCGGGGCTCCCACTGGTGGTGGGGGGTGTGCGGCTTGAGCATGATCGGGGGTGTGCGGCGCACTCGGATGGGGATGTGGTGTATCACGCGGTGACGGATGCGGTGCTGGGGGCGTTGGGGCAGGAGGATATTGGGCAGTTGTTCCCGGATACGGACGCGGCGTGGAAGGGGGCGGACTCGCGGGTGTTTGTCGAGGAGGCGGCGCGGCGGATGCGTGAGGCGGGGTACCGGGTGGGGAATCTGGATGTGACGGTGGTGCTGCAGCGGCCGAAGCTGTCTCCGCATAAGGCGGGAGTCCGGGCGAATCTGGCAGGGCTGCTGGGAGCGGACTTGGGGAATGTGAATCTCAAGGGCAAGACGCACGAGGAGGTTGATGCGGTCGGTGAGAACCGGGCGATCGCCTGTCATGTGGTGGTGTTGTTGGTCGCCAGCGAAGCTTAG
- a CDS encoding sigma-54 dependent transcriptional regulator, which produces MVETDSNEMPTAQVLLVDDEEDHAEVMAEALRRMGHVCTLVHDRATAEDELKHGQFDLIVTDLVMDRDDDGMKVLEVARMSQPQAETIMVTAHGDVPTAKGAIRGGAFDFIEKPLDLDVFRTLCTNALRTVFLRAQNTDLHQRLDEKFGFEGIVGSSAGIRQVITRLRQVAPTTIPVLILGESGTGKELVAQAVHNNSKRARKTFVPLNCAGLSESILEDELFGHVRGAFTGADKERQGRFEYADGGTLFLDEVGDMPLAMQAKLLRVLESGEVVRLGSNETKHVDVRLVSATNRDLAELVKKGEFREDLYFRIKGADVTLPALRERREDVPVLVRHFVERFSKEYERKTPEVAEDVMLALSQYGWPGNVRQLINVVQNLLVITEGDRIEPRHLPSEIRPAGAGEEGGVAIDPSGMSLDQIEKRAIREALRVTGGNREQAAKALGIGERTLYRKLKEYGLK; this is translated from the coding sequence ATGGTTGAGACAGATTCGAATGAGATGCCGACGGCGCAGGTCCTGCTGGTGGATGACGAGGAAGACCACGCTGAGGTGATGGCCGAGGCGCTCCGGCGGATGGGGCACGTCTGCACGCTGGTGCACGACCGGGCGACGGCGGAAGACGAGCTGAAGCACGGGCAGTTTGACCTAATCGTCACGGACCTGGTCATGGATCGTGACGACGACGGCATGAAGGTGCTGGAGGTCGCGCGGATGAGTCAGCCGCAGGCCGAAACCATCATGGTGACGGCGCATGGCGACGTGCCGACCGCCAAGGGAGCGATCCGGGGCGGGGCGTTTGATTTTATTGAAAAGCCGCTAGACCTCGATGTCTTCCGGACGCTGTGTACCAATGCGCTGCGGACGGTCTTCTTACGAGCACAGAACACAGACCTGCACCAGCGATTGGACGAGAAGTTCGGGTTTGAGGGGATCGTCGGGTCGTCCGCGGGGATCCGTCAGGTGATCACGAGGCTCCGGCAGGTGGCCCCGACGACGATCCCAGTGCTGATTCTCGGCGAGTCGGGTACGGGCAAGGAGCTGGTGGCGCAGGCGGTGCACAACAACTCGAAGCGGGCGCGTAAGACGTTTGTCCCGCTGAACTGCGCGGGGCTAAGCGAGTCGATTCTTGAGGATGAGCTATTCGGTCACGTTCGCGGCGCGTTCACGGGCGCGGATAAGGAGCGGCAGGGGCGGTTTGAGTACGCCGATGGCGGGACGCTATTCCTTGACGAGGTGGGGGACATGCCGCTGGCGATGCAGGCGAAGCTGCTGCGGGTGCTTGAATCGGGCGAGGTGGTTCGGTTGGGGTCGAACGAGACCAAGCATGTTGACGTGCGGCTGGTATCCGCGACGAACCGGGACCTGGCGGAGCTGGTCAAGAAGGGGGAGTTCCGCGAGGACCTGTATTTCCGGATCAAGGGGGCGGACGTGACGCTGCCGGCGCTGCGCGAGCGGCGGGAGGATGTTCCGGTGCTGGTGCGGCATTTTGTCGAGCGGTTCTCCAAGGAGTACGAGCGCAAGACGCCTGAAGTGGCGGAGGACGTGATGCTGGCATTGTCGCAGTACGGCTGGCCGGGCAACGTGCGGCAGCTAATTAACGTGGTGCAGAACCTGCTGGTGATCACGGAAGGCGATCGGATCGAGCCGCGGCATCTGCCGAGTGAGATCCGGCCGGCGGGCGCGGGTGAGGAGGGCGGGGTGGCGATCGACCCGAGCGGGATGAGCCTGGATCAGATCGAGAAGCGGGCGATCCGCGAGGCACTACGCGTCACGGGCGGGAACCGCGAGCAGGCGGCGAAGGCGCTGGGGATCGGCGAGCGCACGCTGTATCGGAAGTTGAAGGAGTATGGGCTGAAGTGA
- a CDS encoding menaquinone biosynthesis protein, which produces MPHPTLHVGCVSYLNSVPLIAGLERRDPDTRLHLDVPSALLAGLESGRFDIALCPVVDLFRSDADLVPIPVGGIACHGPTHTVKLFARKPLKECSVVAADTDSHTSVNLLRVLWPDHSPHPLKLIPADFRNTNLAQLEADAALLIGDKVITAPPPADLYPHTLDLGDAWLRKTGLPFVFAIWMARRTTDLHDLPQTLASLLDANLADIEPLATRAARDKGWQPDLALRYMTEVLHYRITAEDLTAIERFRDELITIDRVAV; this is translated from the coding sequence ATGCCCCATCCCACCCTCCACGTCGGCTGCGTCAGCTACCTCAACTCGGTCCCGCTCATCGCCGGTCTCGAGCGGCGTGACCCCGACACCCGTCTGCATCTCGATGTGCCTTCGGCCCTGCTCGCCGGGCTGGAGTCCGGCCGGTTCGACATCGCGCTGTGCCCGGTCGTTGATCTCTTCCGCTCCGACGCTGACCTGGTCCCGATCCCCGTGGGCGGAATCGCTTGCCACGGACCGACCCACACGGTCAAGCTCTTCGCCCGCAAGCCGCTGAAGGAATGCTCAGTTGTCGCCGCTGACACCGACTCCCACACCTCGGTCAACCTCCTGCGCGTCCTCTGGCCCGATCACTCCCCGCACCCGCTCAAACTCATCCCGGCTGATTTCCGCAACACCAACCTTGCTCAGCTGGAGGCAGACGCCGCACTCCTGATCGGCGACAAGGTCATCACCGCCCCGCCACCAGCGGACCTCTATCCGCACACCCTCGACCTAGGCGACGCCTGGCTCCGAAAGACCGGCCTGCCTTTCGTGTTCGCCATCTGGATGGCTCGACGGACCACTGACCTCCATGACCTACCCCAGACCCTCGCGTCGCTGCTCGATGCGAACCTTGCCGACATCGAGCCGCTGGCGACTCGGGCCGCGAGGGATAAAGGTTGGCAGCCTGACCTGGCGCTCCGCTATATGACCGAGGTCCTGCATTACCGGATTACTGCGGAAGACCTGACGGCGATTGAGCGGTTCCGCGATGAGTTGATTACGATCGATCGCGTAGCGGTTTGA